In Sporosarcina psychrophila, a genomic segment contains:
- the pstB gene encoding phosphate ABC transporter ATP-binding protein PstB, which produces MKNENWTKAVYETNGLNLWYGTAHALKNIDLSINEKEVTAIIGPSGCGKSTYLKTLNRMVENVGDVTISGNVTFMGNNILGKAMSVELLRSKVGMVFQKPNPFPKSIYENVAYGPKIHGIRNKAMLDTIVEDSLRKAALWDEVKDRLNKSAYGLSGGQQQRLCIARCLAVDPEVILMDEPTSALDPVSTHKVEELIRNIKNDVTIAIVTHNMQQAARISDRTAFFLNGEIVECDRTSTLFSTPTDERTDDYINGRFG; this is translated from the coding sequence ATGAAAAATGAAAATTGGACAAAAGCAGTTTATGAAACAAACGGTTTAAATCTCTGGTATGGCACGGCGCACGCGCTTAAAAACATCGACTTGTCCATCAATGAAAAAGAAGTAACAGCAATCATCGGCCCTTCCGGCTGCGGAAAATCTACGTATTTAAAAACACTAAACCGGATGGTAGAAAACGTAGGCGACGTCACCATTTCTGGTAATGTTACATTTATGGGCAATAATATTCTTGGCAAAGCGATGTCCGTGGAATTGCTTCGTTCAAAAGTCGGCATGGTATTCCAAAAACCCAATCCATTCCCGAAATCCATCTATGAAAACGTTGCATACGGGCCGAAGATTCACGGTATCCGTAATAAAGCAATGTTAGATACAATTGTTGAAGACAGCTTACGTAAAGCAGCCTTATGGGATGAAGTAAAAGACCGTCTGAACAAAAGCGCATATGGACTTTCCGGCGGACAGCAACAACGGCTCTGTATAGCACGCTGCCTCGCAGTTGACCCAGAAGTAATCCTAATGGATGAGCCAACTTCAGCACTAGACCCGGTATCGACACATAAAGTCGAAGAATTGATTCGCAACATCAAAAACGATGTAACAATAGCAATCGTTACACATAACATGCAACAGGCAGCACGAATTTCCGACCGCACTGCATTTTTCCTAAACGGAGAAATCGTAGAATGCGATCGTACATCCACACTATTTAGTACGCCGACAGACGAACGCACCGATGACTACATCAACGGGCGATTCGGTTGA
- the pstA gene encoding phosphate ABC transporter permease PstA, producing MDRVLQSKTNRRLTKDSAMKWLFGAIAAAVLGITFFLFYGIGADGVGRLNFSFFTNFGSRFPEKAGIKAALVGTLALMAVVIPVSMFLGLCSAIYLEEYAKKNKWTSFIEMNISNLAGVPSVVFGLLGLTVFVRASSLGNSILAAGLTMSLLILPIIIVASQEALRSVPDTLREASYGMGATKWQTIIHVILPSAAGSILTGSILSFSRAIGETAPLIVLGIPVIVQFLPTGPLSTFTALPMQIYDWAKRPQPEFADAASAGIIVLMILLITMNGFAIYFRNRSQKKLKN from the coding sequence ATGGACCGCGTTCTTCAGTCAAAAACAAATCGTCGACTTACAAAAGATTCAGCGATGAAATGGCTGTTCGGTGCAATCGCTGCCGCCGTCCTCGGAATTACATTCTTCCTGTTTTACGGCATTGGTGCAGATGGCGTCGGACGGTTGAACTTTTCATTCTTTACGAATTTCGGATCCCGCTTCCCTGAAAAGGCGGGCATTAAAGCAGCTCTTGTCGGTACACTGGCTCTCATGGCCGTCGTTATTCCGGTATCCATGTTCCTAGGCCTTTGTTCCGCTATTTACCTTGAAGAATATGCTAAAAAAAATAAATGGACCTCTTTTATTGAAATGAATATCAGTAACCTTGCCGGCGTTCCTTCCGTTGTCTTCGGACTTCTTGGTCTAACTGTTTTTGTCCGTGCATCATCATTAGGCAATAGTATCTTGGCTGCTGGATTGACGATGAGTTTGCTAATCTTACCAATCATCATCGTAGCTTCCCAAGAAGCACTTCGTTCCGTTCCAGACACACTTCGAGAAGCTTCATATGGCATGGGTGCAACAAAATGGCAAACAATCATTCATGTGATTTTACCGTCCGCAGCAGGTTCTATTTTGACAGGTAGCATCTTATCCTTCTCACGTGCCATCGGTGAAACAGCACCGCTCATTGTTCTTGGGATACCGGTTATCGTTCAATTCCTGCCAACTGGACCGCTTAGTACATTTACAGCTCTTCCGATGCAAATTTACGACTGGGCTAAACGCCCACAACCCGAATTTGCAGATGCTGCCTCAGCAGGAATTATCGTGCTTATGATCTTACTCATTACAATGAACGGATTTGCGATTTACTTTAGAAATAGATCACAAAAAAAGCTTAAAAATTGA
- the pstC gene encoding phosphate ABC transporter permease subunit PstC — translation MTSIKPTDKLRTRDVIAAAKKNEKFGKLIPHLLLAVTSITVLATFGIIYTLLKETFIFFQEIKITDFIFGTEWAPFSNADQAFGVLPLIVGTLKIAGVALLIGVPFGLACAIFLSEYASPKIKKFIKPIIELLAGIPTIVYGFFALTVVTPWLQSFIPQLKLFNALSAGIVVGIMILPMIISLSEDALSAVPASFREGSYALGSTKFETAIKVVFPAAISGIAASIILAASRAVGETMIVSLAAGSTPIFNMDFTGSIQTMTSYIVQVATGDAGYGTTIYYSIYAVGFMLFLFTFLMNRAALYIKTKFREEY, via the coding sequence TTGACTTCAATAAAACCGACAGATAAGTTGCGAACACGCGATGTCATTGCTGCTGCTAAAAAGAATGAGAAGTTTGGCAAACTCATCCCGCATCTTTTACTCGCTGTCACTTCCATCACTGTACTGGCAACATTTGGGATTATCTACACATTACTGAAAGAAACATTCATCTTTTTTCAAGAAATAAAGATCACTGACTTCATTTTTGGAACTGAATGGGCACCTTTTTCCAATGCTGATCAGGCATTCGGTGTACTTCCCTTAATCGTCGGGACTTTAAAAATCGCAGGTGTTGCGCTTCTTATCGGGGTCCCTTTCGGACTTGCGTGTGCAATTTTCCTCAGTGAATATGCGTCACCAAAAATCAAAAAGTTCATCAAACCAATTATTGAGTTACTGGCTGGAATTCCAACGATTGTTTACGGATTTTTTGCCTTAACAGTCGTGACACCATGGCTCCAGTCTTTCATTCCACAATTGAAGTTATTTAACGCACTAAGTGCCGGTATTGTAGTCGGTATTATGATTTTACCAATGATAATCTCGCTTTCGGAAGATGCACTTTCTGCTGTTCCTGCTTCATTCCGCGAGGGGTCTTACGCGCTTGGGTCTACAAAATTTGAAACAGCTATCAAAGTCGTCTTTCCAGCAGCAATTTCCGGTATTGCAGCATCGATTATCCTTGCTGCTTCACGGGCTGTAGGAGAAACAATGATTGTCTCACTTGCCGCAGGTTCCACGCCAATATTCAATATGGACTTTACAGGTTCAATTCAAACGATGACTTCTTATATCGTTCAAGTCGCAACAGGCGACGCAGGCTATGGCACAACAATCTATTATTCCATTTACGCTGTCGGGTTCATGCTATTCTTGTTCACATTCCTAATGAACCGGGCCGCTTTGTACATCAAGACGAAATTCAGGGAGGAATACTAA
- a CDS encoding PstS family phosphate ABC transporter substrate-binding protein — MKNMKTLATLGLACSIFLAACGGADGNTSAKTSEGLSGSVAGDGSSTVAPIMEAIVEEYAQAEKDVKVSVGVSGTGGGFEKFIAGSTDFSNASRPIKDEEKAKLDEAGVDYTELKIANDGLTIVVNKENTWVDSLTVEDLAKMWAEDGSAKKWSDINPSWPAEEIVFYSPGTDSGTYDYFNEVVLEDADLVKSATLSEDDNVLVTGIKGDKNAIGFFGYAYYESNKDALNAVLIDGIEPNAQTIESGEYTPFSRPLFIYVSNDAVKEKKEVRNFMEFVIDNSAEMAEAVGYVQLPEADYEEGRKALDSLK; from the coding sequence ATGAAAAACATGAAAACACTCGCAACACTCGGACTTGCATGCTCGATCTTTCTCGCTGCTTGCGGTGGAGCGGACGGTAATACATCAGCTAAAACTAGCGAAGGCTTAAGCGGTAGTGTAGCAGGAGACGGATCATCGACTGTTGCGCCAATCATGGAAGCGATTGTTGAAGAATATGCACAAGCTGAAAAAGACGTTAAAGTATCCGTAGGTGTTTCCGGTACAGGTGGCGGATTTGAAAAATTCATCGCTGGTTCAACAGACTTCTCAAATGCATCCCGCCCCATTAAAGATGAAGAGAAAGCAAAGCTTGACGAAGCAGGCGTTGATTATACAGAACTTAAAATTGCAAACGACGGTTTAACAATCGTTGTAAATAAAGAAAACACTTGGGTCGATTCACTTACTGTTGAAGATCTCGCGAAAATGTGGGCAGAAGATGGATCAGCAAAAAAATGGTCTGATATCAACCCAAGCTGGCCAGCTGAAGAAATCGTCTTCTATTCACCAGGTACAGATTCTGGCACATATGACTACTTCAATGAAGTTGTCTTGGAAGATGCTGACCTTGTAAAATCTGCAACACTTTCTGAAGATGACAACGTTCTTGTTACAGGAATTAAAGGTGACAAAAATGCAATTGGATTTTTCGGTTATGCTTACTACGAATCAAATAAAGACGCGCTAAATGCAGTATTAATAGATGGTATTGAACCGAATGCACAAACAATCGAGTCTGGCGAATACACTCCATTCTCTCGCCCACTATTCATTTATGTCAGCAACGATGCAGTTAAAGAGAAAAAAGAAGTTCGTAACTTCATGGAGTTTGTTATCGACAACTCAGCAGAAATGGCCGAAGCAGTTGGTTATGTACAACTGCCTGAAGCAGACTATGAAGAAGGACGTAAAGCATTGGATTCTCTGAAATAA
- a CDS encoding YtoQ family protein has translation MRLTVYLAGEIHSSWREEVKMKVAALKLPIDFVGPMEDHDRSDNIGEDILGKQPNAISKDAAASSFNNLRTELLMKQADLVIALFGEKYKQWNTAMDASAAVAFGKPLILIRNEAHHHALKELSRKANATVETVDQAVKALHYIFE, from the coding sequence TTGAGATTAACTGTTTACCTGGCAGGGGAAATCCATAGTTCATGGCGTGAGGAAGTAAAGATGAAAGTGGCTGCACTTAAGTTGCCAATCGATTTCGTCGGTCCCATGGAAGACCATGACCGTTCTGATAACATCGGGGAAGATATTCTAGGCAAGCAGCCGAATGCAATTTCCAAAGATGCTGCGGCATCTAGCTTTAATAATTTGCGTACGGAGCTATTAATGAAGCAAGCCGATCTTGTCATCGCTTTATTTGGGGAGAAATATAAGCAGTGGAATACCGCGATGGACGCGAGTGCCGCCGTCGCATTCGGCAAACCACTCATCCTAATTCGTAATGAAGCACATCATCATGCACTAAAGGAATTGTCACGCAAAGCAAACGCTACCGTTGAAACTGTCGATCAGGCTGTAAAAGCACTGCATTATATTTTCGAATGA
- a CDS encoding amidohydrolase, which yields MKTLWHNGTMYTMEQEGDQVEALLTENGKISAVGTYGDLKERADNEIDLQGSVLYPGFVDSHMHMIGHGEKLLSLDLSKATSADDMMDMLINAHPDLKSDEWFIGEGWNENNFPDKKILTRHELDKVTDSPMILKRTCRHAALANSKALELAGISKDTLDPEDGVIMRDANGEPTGYLKEGAQEIVLALIPEPTEESLTRALQKSVDDLLSLGLTGGVTDDLGYYGDYKNPLQAFKNVIGEQKKFRAHLLRRSTVFQQLKEEQATYNEPWIEPGEMKFFIDGALGGKTALLSKPYADTPETFGMTVITDEEIGAIVSLARKYGEAIAVHVIGDAAVEKALDAIEKYPVPTGKRDRLIHVNVLREDLVERMEKLPVILDIQPVFVSSDFPWVMDRLGEDRLDWAYAWKKLLDRGFICGGGSDAPIEEVDPLLGIYAAATRRKPGETHDGYLPDEKLSRFEAVGLFTTGSAGTIGKADVRGKLAPRFDADFTVLDKDLFRVEDEEIVNANVVMTVIAGEVMYRG from the coding sequence ATGAAAACACTTTGGCATAATGGCACGATGTATACGATGGAGCAAGAAGGCGACCAAGTTGAGGCGCTGCTCACAGAAAACGGTAAGATTAGTGCAGTTGGCACATATGGCGATTTAAAAGAACGAGCAGATAATGAAATTGACTTACAGGGTTCCGTTCTTTATCCAGGATTCGTCGATAGTCATATGCATATGATTGGTCACGGCGAAAAATTACTAAGTTTGGACTTATCGAAGGCAACGTCCGCTGATGACATGATGGATATGCTGATAAATGCTCATCCTGATTTGAAATCTGACGAATGGTTTATCGGAGAGGGATGGAATGAAAATAACTTCCCAGATAAAAAGATCCTCACGCGACATGAATTGGATAAGGTCACGGATTCCCCTATGATTTTGAAACGGACATGTAGACATGCGGCGCTCGCCAATTCAAAAGCGCTTGAGCTGGCAGGTATTTCAAAAGATACACTTGATCCCGAAGATGGTGTCATTATGCGTGATGCGAACGGGGAACCTACGGGCTACTTGAAAGAAGGAGCGCAGGAGATTGTACTTGCCCTTATTCCAGAGCCGACAGAGGAATCATTGACTCGGGCCTTACAAAAGTCAGTCGATGATTTGCTGTCACTTGGACTGACAGGGGGAGTGACGGATGACCTCGGGTATTATGGGGATTATAAAAACCCGCTACAAGCATTCAAAAACGTTATTGGTGAACAGAAGAAATTCCGCGCACATTTATTGCGACGGTCAACTGTTTTCCAGCAATTGAAGGAAGAGCAAGCTACTTATAATGAACCTTGGATTGAGCCTGGCGAGATGAAATTTTTCATCGACGGAGCGCTTGGAGGTAAAACGGCTTTGTTAAGTAAACCGTATGCAGATACGCCCGAAACATTCGGCATGACAGTCATTACGGATGAAGAAATTGGTGCGATAGTGTCGCTCGCACGCAAGTATGGCGAAGCAATTGCTGTTCATGTCATTGGGGATGCAGCTGTTGAAAAAGCACTCGATGCGATAGAGAAGTACCCGGTACCTACTGGCAAACGTGATCGACTTATCCATGTAAATGTCTTGCGTGAAGATCTAGTCGAGCGGATGGAAAAGTTGCCAGTCATCCTTGATATACAGCCGGTGTTTGTTTCATCAGACTTCCCATGGGTCATGGATCGTTTAGGGGAAGACCGTCTTGATTGGGCCTATGCGTGGAAAAAGCTGCTTGACCGTGGATTCATTTGCGGCGGCGGTTCGGATGCGCCAATCGAGGAGGTCGACCCATTGCTTGGCATCTATGCAGCGGCAACGCGTCGGAAGCCTGGGGAAACCCACGATGGCTATTTGCCAGATGAAAAACTAAGTCGCTTTGAAGCGGTCGGCCTCTTTACGACGGGGAGTGCGGGAACAATCGGAAAAGCGGACGTCCGCGGTAAGCTTGCGCCCAGGTTCGATGCTGATTTCACAGTGCTCGACAAGGATTTATTCCGAGTGGAAGATGAAGAGATCGTGAACGCGAATGTTGTGATGACCGTTATTGCGGGTGAAGTGATGTATAGAGGGTGA
- a CDS encoding phosphotransferase family protein has product MRPIEKAEIWVQQEVGGVVHWMKRLPGSTSSLLYEVKTEDSEMVLRQFDNEEWLLEEPDLVKHEAASLRKASDSGLPTPALIGSDETGKLSGLPSILMTKVEGKVELLPDDFNQWTDGLAKVLVQIHQVKANDFTWKYAPYTKRADVKFPEWTKKRDVWQAAFERFHGTEPEFFETFIHRDFHPANVLWTNKEVSGIVDWPNACRGPAGIDVGHCRVNLALLHSVEVADLFLQAYQRHAELSFSYEPYWDIVSVFDFLDGPPVVYSGWASFGVTGLTDEMMAARLDQYLESISNKE; this is encoded by the coding sequence TTGCGACCAATCGAAAAAGCAGAAATCTGGGTGCAGCAAGAAGTAGGGGGTGTCGTCCATTGGATGAAACGACTCCCAGGCAGTACATCCTCACTTCTTTATGAAGTGAAGACGGAAGACTCGGAAATGGTTTTACGACAATTTGACAATGAGGAGTGGCTTCTTGAAGAACCTGATCTCGTCAAGCACGAAGCGGCGAGCCTTCGAAAAGCTTCGGATAGTGGGCTGCCGACTCCAGCGCTGATTGGGTCTGATGAAACAGGAAAGCTGAGCGGGTTACCGTCTATCCTTATGACGAAAGTTGAAGGGAAAGTAGAGCTTCTGCCAGATGATTTCAACCAATGGACGGATGGATTGGCAAAAGTACTTGTGCAAATTCATCAAGTTAAAGCGAATGATTTTACATGGAAATATGCGCCGTATACAAAACGGGCGGACGTCAAATTCCCCGAATGGACGAAGAAACGGGATGTGTGGCAGGCGGCATTTGAACGTTTCCATGGAACGGAGCCTGAATTTTTCGAGACGTTTATTCACCGCGACTTTCATCCTGCAAACGTGTTGTGGACTAACAAAGAAGTCAGTGGGATTGTCGATTGGCCGAATGCATGCCGCGGTCCAGCGGGTATCGACGTGGGTCATTGTCGTGTGAACCTCGCGCTGTTGCATAGCGTCGAAGTGGCAGATCTATTTTTACAAGCCTATCAAAGACATGCTGAACTCTCATTTTCGTATGAACCCTACTGGGATATTGTCTCCGTGTTTGATTTTTTGGACGGACCTCCTGTTGTATACAGTGGATGGGCGTCGTTTGGTGTTACAGGTTTGACGGATGAAATGATGGCAGCACGATTGGATCAATATTTGGAGAGTATCAGTAACAAAGAGTAG
- a CDS encoding MMPL family transporter, with product MRAILKFKWPIFIGLLTLTIALFILAPNLAKQAEEAGSLQLPSSADSQKAADMLEKAGASEDTISLVYPLKKPVDAAMKKEIQSVVDKLEALGKPVSAILNPFESKELEAQLVSKDQKTVLVPITVDGTFDEIIALADKIHSDILPQNQTVYLTGEAIIGNDVNQSAQDGLKKTEIITVVLIFGLLLIVFRSIVTPFIPLIAVGISYLLSQSFVAFFIDWFGFPVSNYTQIFLVAILFGLGTDYCILLLSRYKEELLAGHSVEDAVVNTYKTAGRTLFISGLAVFIGFAAIGFADFPIFKSAVAVAVGIAVLMVVLFTVVPLFMVLLKDKLFWPSKQAASHKDSKIWVAFSKVSVKRPLISMLIVAVITVPLLLTYDNDLSFNTVDEIDKSKESVMGLNAISEAFGKGDSLPIQVLLKKDGPIVNETDVTYLEAISRDIEKIDGVKTVRTITRPTGEIIEDLYVDHQLGLMSEGLGDATGGLDEVKKGLTEVQGGLDQVTGIFSTGSAAEVNGAGLAQAAGGIEQLSAGVGASTKGLDEIGSGLGELSASLKEMSESDSVRATGLFIPSGTLSNETFKPVIDRYTFGAESGILLEVILDYDPYSREAIQTVHDIKDSVTRSVIGTPFFDAELAYSGVSSMNSDLYDISSKDFKRTVIIMLASLFVVLTFLFRSAIMPLYMIGSLLLTYYTSIAVTELIFVNMLGYDGISWAVPFFGFILLIALGVDYSIFLLDRFREESINGLNIREALTMSMAKMGTVIITASIILAGTFGAMMPSGVLSLVQIATIVITGLLLYGLIILPLLIPAITVSFGRGVWWPFRG from the coding sequence TTGAGAGCTATTTTAAAATTCAAATGGCCGATTTTCATCGGCTTACTTACATTGACAATTGCGTTATTCATTTTAGCACCAAATTTGGCAAAACAAGCAGAAGAAGCGGGCTCACTACAACTTCCAAGCAGTGCTGATTCGCAAAAAGCGGCTGATATGCTAGAAAAAGCCGGTGCTTCCGAAGATACGATTTCACTCGTCTATCCGCTGAAAAAACCAGTAGATGCTGCGATGAAAAAAGAAATTCAATCGGTTGTAGACAAACTTGAAGCCCTGGGCAAGCCAGTTTCAGCAATACTTAACCCATTTGAAAGTAAAGAACTGGAAGCGCAACTTGTTTCAAAAGATCAGAAGACAGTCCTCGTACCAATTACTGTGGACGGTACATTTGATGAAATTATTGCCCTTGCTGATAAAATTCATAGTGATATTTTACCCCAAAACCAGACAGTCTATTTAACAGGTGAAGCGATTATCGGCAATGATGTAAACCAAAGCGCACAAGACGGCTTGAAAAAAACAGAAATTATTACCGTCGTGCTTATTTTCGGTTTGCTTCTCATCGTATTCCGCTCAATTGTCACACCATTTATACCGCTTATTGCGGTAGGGATCTCCTATTTACTCAGTCAATCATTTGTTGCCTTTTTCATTGACTGGTTCGGATTCCCTGTTTCTAATTACACACAGATTTTCCTTGTAGCTATCCTCTTCGGACTAGGAACGGATTATTGTATTCTGTTGCTCAGCCGTTATAAAGAAGAATTGCTAGCAGGTCATAGCGTCGAGGATGCAGTCGTTAATACGTATAAAACTGCAGGTCGTACACTGTTCATCAGCGGTCTTGCCGTCTTTATCGGATTTGCAGCAATCGGATTTGCAGACTTCCCGATTTTTAAATCAGCTGTGGCCGTCGCGGTCGGAATTGCCGTGTTGATGGTCGTGCTATTTACAGTTGTTCCATTGTTCATGGTTTTATTGAAAGACAAATTGTTTTGGCCTTCAAAACAAGCTGCATCGCATAAAGACAGTAAAATATGGGTTGCCTTCAGTAAAGTTTCGGTCAAGCGGCCGCTCATTTCTATGCTAATTGTGGCAGTTATCACAGTCCCACTTCTATTGACATATGATAATGATTTGTCATTCAACACAGTCGATGAGATTGATAAGAGTAAAGAATCGGTCATGGGCCTCAATGCTATTTCTGAAGCATTCGGGAAAGGAGATTCGTTGCCAATCCAGGTTTTATTGAAAAAAGACGGCCCGATTGTCAATGAAACTGACGTCACCTATCTCGAAGCAATCAGCCGGGATATCGAGAAGATTGACGGCGTGAAAACGGTCCGGACGATTACGCGTCCAACTGGTGAAATTATCGAAGACTTGTATGTAGACCACCAGCTTGGTCTTATGTCAGAGGGTCTTGGTGATGCGACTGGTGGACTGGATGAGGTAAAAAAAGGACTGACAGAAGTTCAAGGCGGACTGGACCAAGTGACCGGCATATTTTCTACCGGTTCTGCAGCTGAAGTCAATGGTGCTGGACTTGCACAAGCCGCAGGTGGTATCGAGCAGCTTTCTGCAGGTGTTGGTGCTTCTACTAAAGGCCTGGATGAAATCGGTTCCGGTCTTGGCGAATTATCCGCATCATTAAAAGAAATGAGTGAGTCGGACAGTGTGCGTGCTACCGGTTTGTTCATCCCGTCAGGCACGCTCAGCAATGAAACGTTCAAGCCGGTGATTGACCGTTATACGTTCGGAGCCGAATCAGGGATTTTACTTGAAGTGATTTTGGACTATGATCCTTATTCAAGGGAAGCGATCCAAACGGTGCATGACATTAAAGACAGCGTAACCCGTTCAGTTATCGGAACACCTTTCTTTGACGCAGAGCTTGCATATAGCGGAGTATCCAGTATGAATTCGGATCTGTATGATATTTCGTCAAAAGACTTCAAGCGCACAGTCATTATTATGCTTGCCAGTTTGTTCGTCGTCTTGACGTTCTTATTCCGTTCTGCAATCATGCCTTTGTATATGATTGGCTCCTTGCTGCTCACATATTACACATCTATCGCTGTAACTGAACTCATCTTTGTCAATATGTTGGGTTATGATGGTATCAGCTGGGCAGTTCCATTCTTTGGCTTCATTCTGCTTATTGCGCTCGGTGTGGATTACTCCATTTTCTTACTCGACCGCTTCCGTGAGGAGAGCATTAATGGGCTGAATATACGAGAGGCCCTTACGATGTCGATGGCTAAAATGGGTACGGTCATCATTACTGCATCCATCATACTCGCCGGAACATTTGGTGCAATGATGCCTTCAGGCGTGTTGAGTCTCGTACAAATCGCTACAATTGTCATTACAGGACTCCTTCTGTATGGACTCATCATTCTTCCATTACTCATTCCGGCGATTACTGTATCGTTTGGCAGAGGGGTATGGTGGCCGTTCAGAGGTTGA
- a CDS encoding MarR family winged helix-turn-helix transcriptional regulator → MREKLLEAVDLFEEVMIFGTEHVIKNMDIPIWKEYSPEQIQVLKILSTYGALSSGKLATIQGVHKSAVSSRLKKLEEKGLVTSERDENDQRAKIIRLTSEGIEVLQTSNNAVYENIEKLFKDRIDEKELETFVETFRKLKEILQMKEM, encoded by the coding sequence TTGAGAGAAAAACTACTAGAAGCTGTTGATTTATTCGAAGAAGTAATGATTTTCGGGACAGAACATGTTATTAAAAACATGGATATTCCCATTTGGAAAGAGTATTCTCCTGAGCAAATTCAAGTACTCAAAATCCTTTCTACTTATGGAGCACTTTCGAGCGGAAAGCTTGCCACAATTCAAGGTGTACATAAAAGCGCCGTCTCGAGCCGTTTAAAAAAGTTGGAGGAAAAAGGACTTGTGACATCCGAGCGTGACGAAAACGATCAGCGTGCCAAAATCATACGACTTACATCGGAAGGTATCGAGGTTCTTCAAACGTCCAATAATGCGGTCTATGAAAATATTGAAAAACTTTTTAAAGATCGAATTGATGAAAAGGAACTGGAGACATTCGTTGAGACCTTCCGAAAACTTAAAGAGATTTTACAAATGAAGGAGATGTAA
- a CDS encoding class I SAM-dependent methyltransferase yields the protein MTNMWHERFSVEEYVYGKEPNGFLVEAAQQLPKGKVLCIAEGEGRNSVYLATLGFDVTAWDYAPAGLEKTKQLAGEKGVVVKTELHDLAEVAWEEEQWDAIVHIFGHFPGNVMDRTLAGIKKALKPGGCYVSELYTKEQLQYGTGGPRVEEMLCNPIKMLEQFDGYFVKHFHIGEVNRVEGQLHTGTAHVVQSIFQKREEE from the coding sequence ATGACAAATATGTGGCATGAACGTTTTTCCGTTGAAGAATACGTCTATGGCAAAGAACCCAACGGATTTCTTGTGGAGGCGGCACAGCAATTACCGAAGGGTAAAGTGCTTTGTATCGCGGAAGGTGAAGGGCGTAATTCGGTCTACTTGGCAACGCTTGGCTTTGATGTGACAGCATGGGATTATGCGCCGGCAGGACTGGAGAAGACAAAGCAGTTGGCGGGTGAAAAAGGTGTCGTTGTAAAAACGGAACTGCACGATTTGGCAGAAGTGGCATGGGAAGAAGAGCAGTGGGATGCCATCGTTCACATCTTCGGACATTTCCCGGGAAACGTTATGGACCGTACTCTAGCAGGGATTAAAAAGGCATTAAAACCTGGTGGATGCTATGTAAGTGAGTTGTATACGAAAGAACAGCTCCAGTACGGAACAGGCGGCCCACGGGTCGAAGAAATGCTGTGTAATCCTATTAAGATGCTCGAACAATTCGATGGTTATTTCGTCAAACACTTCCATATCGGGGAAGTCAATCGCGTGGAAGGCCAACTTCATACAGGAACCGCACACGTCGTGCAAAGTATATTTCAAAAAAGAGAGGAAGAATAA
- a CDS encoding YwbE family protein: MNGKNRADVTPGLKVAVILKKDQRSGSKTEGVVKDLLTNSSFHPHGIKVRLEDGQVGRVCEIL; the protein is encoded by the coding sequence ATGAATGGAAAGAATCGTGCAGATGTAACACCAGGCTTAAAAGTAGCAGTTATCTTGAAAAAAGATCAGCGGTCGGGCTCGAAAACGGAAGGTGTCGTTAAAGATTTATTGACGAACTCAAGTTTCCACCCGCATGGCATTAAAGTACGCTTAGAAGACGGACAAGTTGGACGGGTTTGCGAGATTTTATAA